A genome region from Micromonospora peucetia includes the following:
- the sbnA gene encoding 2,3-diaminopropionate biosynthesis protein SbnA, which translates to MRAGETDVGGVLNTIGGSPLVRLDKLMPDAPFTLWAKLEAHNPGGSIKDRSALGMLIGRLRAGELRPGRSVVVESSSGNLGIGLAQVCRYFGIRFICVVDPRTNAQNIAVMRAFDAEVEVVTRTDPATGEYLPQRIRRVQELVATIPNAWWPDQYANPLNPLAHETTMREIVEGVPTPLDFLFCATSSCGTLRGCADYARRHELALTMVAVDAAGSAIFGDHTPRKRLIPGHGAAVRPKLYRDGLADKVVHVSDLDCVAGCRRLARREAVLAGGSSGAVVAAVEQLRDLIPAGATCALIFPDRGERYLNTIYDDDWVTTHFGDVTHLWRERTMDGAPC; encoded by the coding sequence ATGCGGGCCGGTGAGACCGACGTCGGCGGGGTGCTGAACACGATCGGCGGCTCCCCACTGGTCCGGCTGGACAAGCTCATGCCGGACGCCCCGTTCACCCTGTGGGCGAAGTTGGAGGCGCACAACCCGGGCGGCAGCATCAAGGACCGCTCGGCGTTGGGCATGCTGATCGGCCGGCTCCGGGCCGGGGAACTGCGACCCGGCCGGTCGGTGGTGGTCGAGTCCAGTTCGGGCAACCTGGGCATCGGGCTGGCCCAGGTGTGCCGCTACTTCGGAATCCGGTTCATCTGTGTGGTGGACCCCCGGACGAACGCGCAGAACATCGCGGTCATGCGCGCGTTCGACGCCGAGGTGGAGGTGGTGACCCGCACCGACCCGGCCACGGGCGAGTACCTGCCGCAGCGGATCCGCCGGGTCCAGGAGCTGGTCGCGACCATCCCGAACGCCTGGTGGCCGGACCAGTACGCCAACCCGCTGAACCCGCTCGCCCACGAGACGACCATGCGGGAGATCGTCGAGGGGGTGCCCACCCCGCTGGACTTCCTGTTCTGCGCGACCAGTTCCTGCGGCACGCTGCGCGGCTGTGCCGACTACGCGCGCCGGCACGAGCTGGCGCTCACCATGGTCGCGGTGGACGCCGCGGGCAGCGCGATCTTCGGTGACCACACCCCGCGCAAGCGGCTCATCCCGGGCCACGGCGCGGCGGTACGGCCGAAGCTCTACCGGGACGGCCTGGCCGACAAGGTGGTGCACGTCAGCGACCTGGACTGCGTGGCCGGCTGCCGCCGGCTGGCCCGCCGGGAGGCCGTCCTCGCCGGTGGTTCGTCCGGCGCGGTGGTGGCCGCCGTGGAGCAGCTACGCGACCTGATTCCGGCCGGTGCGACCTGCGCGCTGATCTTCCCGGACCGAGGTGAGCGCTACCTGAACACGATCTACGACGACGACTGGGTGACCACGCACTTCGGCGACGTCACCCACCTGTGGAGGGAACGGACCATGGACGGGGCGCCATGTTGA
- the panD gene encoding aspartate 1-decarboxylase: MLRTILKSKIHRAVVTQADLHYVGSLTIDEDLMDAADLIAGEQVHVVDINNGARLETYAIAGERGSGVIGINGAAARLIHPGDLVIIISYAAMADPEAKGYSPRVVMVDEANRMLGTTDDPAEAIPGTATVPGRTLRSAAAPRSGSEHAGR; encoded by the coding sequence GTGTTGCGCACCATACTCAAATCGAAGATCCACCGCGCGGTGGTCACCCAGGCCGACCTGCACTACGTCGGCTCGCTGACCATCGACGAGGATCTGATGGACGCCGCCGACCTGATCGCCGGCGAACAGGTGCACGTGGTGGACATCAACAACGGTGCCCGCCTGGAGACGTACGCCATCGCCGGGGAGCGCGGCAGCGGGGTCATCGGGATCAACGGGGCCGCGGCCCGGCTGATCCACCCCGGCGACCTGGTCATCATCATCAGCTACGCGGCGATGGCCGACCCGGAGGCCAAGGGGTACTCGCCCCGGGTGGTGATGGTGGACGAGGCCAACCGGATGCTCGGCACCACCGACGACCCGGCCGAGGCGATCCCCGGCACCGCGACCGTTCCCGGTCGCACCCTGCGATCCGCTGCGGCTCCCCGTAGCGGGAGCGAACATGCGGGCCGGTGA
- a CDS encoding response regulator transcription factor: MGEQIRVQVIAVDPAVRVGVDDMVRVCPELTVVVDRPDVVLMVTDEVSDAVLVLLRSLSRAGRRVLLVADTLRESDVAEAVEGGAGGLLRRCEVRPDRLRPAIRATADGSFTVSSDLLGDLLTRAGDRAPERPAARQLTKRERAVLLMLADGHETEEIARSLAYSVRTVTGIVHTITHRWQVRNRAHAVACALREGLI, translated from the coding sequence ATGGGCGAGCAGATTCGTGTGCAGGTCATCGCCGTCGACCCCGCGGTACGGGTCGGTGTCGACGACATGGTGCGGGTGTGTCCGGAACTGACCGTGGTGGTCGACCGGCCGGACGTGGTGCTGATGGTGACCGACGAGGTCAGCGACGCGGTGCTGGTCCTGTTGCGCTCGCTGTCCCGCGCCGGCCGGCGGGTGCTGCTGGTGGCCGACACGTTGCGGGAGTCGGACGTGGCCGAGGCCGTGGAGGGGGGTGCCGGCGGGCTGCTGCGCCGCTGCGAGGTGCGCCCGGACCGGCTGCGCCCGGCGATCCGGGCGACGGCTGACGGCAGCTTCACCGTGTCGTCGGACCTGTTGGGGGATCTGTTGACCCGGGCCGGCGACCGGGCACCGGAACGGCCGGCGGCACGGCAGCTCACCAAGCGGGAACGGGCGGTGCTGCTCATGCTCGCCGACGGGCACGAGACCGAGGAGATCGCCCGCTCGCTGGCCTACTCGGTCCGTACCGTGACCGGAATCGTGCACACGATCACCCACCGGTGGCAGGTGCGCAACCGGGCGCACGCCGTGGCGTGCGCCCTGCGCGAAGGGCTGATCTGA
- the sbnB gene encoding 2,3-diaminopropionate biosynthesis protein SbnB, with protein sequence MLIVSAGEVRQILSDQEDNVLDAVRRAYVLHAQGRTVLPHSVFLRFPEDARNRIIGLPAYLGDDTPVAGMKWISSFPGNLDRGLARASAAIVVNSMADGHPVALVEGSTISARRTAASAALAARALAPPAGGVSLVGCGVINFEVLRFLRTALPGLAEVTVFDLDAGRAAAFARRCARWDLKVSVAGGVEEALGAHPLVCLATTAGVPHLGLARCRPGALVLHLSLRDIFPADILAAVNVVDDADHVCRAATSLHLAEQETGNRDFIAADIGEILGGGGWRHDPEGVTVYSPFGLGVLDLAVAELVRRTAQRDGIGIWLPDFLTIAPEDLDAD encoded by the coding sequence ATGTTGATCGTCTCCGCCGGCGAGGTCCGGCAGATCCTGTCCGACCAGGAGGACAACGTCCTGGACGCGGTCCGCCGCGCCTACGTCCTGCACGCGCAGGGGCGTACCGTGCTGCCGCACTCGGTGTTCCTGCGGTTCCCGGAGGACGCCCGCAACCGGATCATCGGACTGCCCGCCTACCTGGGCGACGACACCCCGGTCGCCGGCATGAAGTGGATCTCGTCGTTCCCCGGCAACCTCGACCGCGGGCTGGCCCGCGCCTCCGCCGCGATCGTCGTGAACTCGATGGCGGACGGTCACCCGGTCGCACTGGTCGAGGGTTCCACGATCTCGGCCCGGCGGACGGCCGCCAGCGCCGCCCTGGCCGCCAGGGCCCTCGCCCCGCCGGCCGGCGGGGTCTCCCTGGTCGGCTGCGGCGTGATCAACTTCGAGGTGCTGCGATTCCTCCGCACGGCACTGCCCGGTCTGGCCGAGGTGACCGTCTTCGACCTGGACGCCGGGCGGGCCGCCGCATTCGCCCGGCGCTGCGCACGGTGGGACCTGAAGGTGAGCGTCGCCGGCGGCGTCGAGGAGGCGCTCGGCGCCCACCCGCTGGTCTGCCTGGCCACGACGGCGGGCGTACCGCACCTGGGGCTGGCGCGCTGCCGGCCGGGGGCACTCGTGCTGCACCTGTCGCTCCGGGACATCTTCCCGGCGGACATCCTCGCCGCGGTCAACGTGGTCGACGACGCCGACCACGTCTGCCGGGCGGCCACCTCGCTGCACCTGGCGGAGCAGGAGACCGGCAACCGGGACTTCATCGCCGCCGACATCGGCGAGATCCTGGGCGGGGGCGGCTGGCGGCACGACCCGGAAGGGGTCACCGTCTACTCGCCGTTCGGCCTGGGCGTGCTCGACCTCGCCGTGGCCGAGCTGGTGCGGCGGACCGCGCAACGCGACGGCATCGGCATCTGGCTGCCGGACTTCCTGACCATCGCACCGGAGGACCTGGATGCCGACTGA
- a CDS encoding response regulator transcription factor: MSKPVLTARQLRVLELVAEGYDNAGIARELHCSPHSVKNMIYDLMARLQVSNRVHATAYAIRHGLI; this comes from the coding sequence ATGTCGAAGCCCGTACTCACCGCCCGGCAACTGCGGGTGCTCGAACTCGTCGCCGAGGGGTACGACAACGCGGGGATCGCGCGGGAGCTGCACTGCTCACCACACAGCGTGAAGAACATGATCTACGACCTGATGGCCCGGTTGCAGGTCTCCAACCGGGTCCACGCGACCGCGTACGCCATCCGGCACGGGCTGATCTGA
- a CDS encoding MFS transporter, which produces MSRVDDPVVGTQIPPLHRNRDFLLLWSGSAASMLGSTASLVAYPLLVLALTGSPGAAGLAGFVSLLPTLLFQLPAGALVDRWDRRRVMIWCDVLRALGVGSIVAAIAVDELHLWHVLAVGLVEGTLSVGYELAAGAAIPNLVHPSQVTTALSRNEARERAAVMAGTPLGGVLFGLGRIWPFVLDTVSYLVSLLTLLFIRRDLQAAPGSATVAGPATGRMAAELTQGLRWLWGQPFLRTATLLVAGSNLLFRVLFLIIIVAFESAGAAPAAIGVLLGVAGTSGVLGSLVATWCAGRFPMRTIVVAANWVWALMTCVIAVTDDRYLIGAAYALMWFVGPIWNVAVAGYQMALTPDHIQGRVLSAVSLLANGAVALGSLAGGYLLESLGPTRAAWSMAVWMVLLAALATLSRSVRRARFLPIEHPRRS; this is translated from the coding sequence GTGAGCCGGGTCGACGATCCGGTCGTCGGGACGCAGATTCCGCCGCTGCACCGCAACCGGGACTTCCTGCTGCTGTGGAGTGGGTCGGCGGCCTCCATGCTCGGCTCGACCGCGTCGCTGGTGGCGTACCCGCTGCTGGTGCTGGCGCTGACCGGCTCGCCGGGCGCCGCCGGGCTGGCCGGTTTCGTGTCGCTGCTGCCGACGCTGCTGTTCCAGCTGCCGGCCGGGGCGCTGGTGGACCGGTGGGACCGCAGGCGGGTGATGATCTGGTGCGACGTACTGCGGGCGCTGGGGGTGGGCAGCATCGTGGCGGCGATCGCCGTCGACGAGCTGCACCTGTGGCACGTGCTGGCCGTCGGTCTCGTCGAGGGGACGTTGTCGGTCGGGTACGAGCTGGCGGCCGGCGCCGCGATCCCGAACCTGGTGCACCCGAGTCAGGTGACCACCGCGCTGTCCCGCAACGAGGCCCGCGAGCGGGCCGCGGTGATGGCCGGTACCCCGCTCGGCGGCGTGCTGTTCGGCTTGGGGCGGATCTGGCCGTTCGTGCTGGACACGGTCTCGTACCTGGTGTCCCTGCTGACGTTGCTGTTCATCCGCCGCGACCTCCAGGCCGCACCGGGCAGCGCTACCGTCGCCGGACCCGCGACCGGGAGGATGGCCGCCGAACTCACCCAGGGGCTGCGTTGGTTGTGGGGGCAGCCGTTCCTGCGGACGGCCACCCTGCTGGTCGCCGGCAGCAACCTGCTGTTCCGCGTCCTGTTCCTGATCATCATCGTGGCGTTCGAGTCCGCCGGAGCGGCCCCGGCGGCCATCGGCGTGCTGCTCGGTGTGGCCGGCACCAGCGGGGTGCTCGGTTCGCTGGTGGCGACCTGGTGTGCCGGACGGTTCCCGATGCGCACGATCGTCGTCGCCGCGAACTGGGTGTGGGCACTGATGACCTGCGTCATCGCGGTCACCGACGACCGCTACCTGATCGGTGCCGCGTACGCCCTGATGTGGTTCGTGGGGCCGATCTGGAACGTGGCGGTCGCCGGGTACCAGATGGCCCTCACCCCCGACCATATCCAGGGCCGGGTGCTCAGCGCGGTCAGCCTGCTGGCCAACGGCGCGGTCGCGCTCGGTTCCCTGGCCGGGGGCTACCTGCTGGAGTCGCTCGGGCCGACCCGCGCCGCGTGGTCGATGGCCGTCTGGATGGTCCTGCTCGCCGCCCTGGCGACGCTGAGCCGCTCGGTACGTCGAGCGCGCTTTCTGCCGATTGAGCATCCAAGGAGGAGCTGA
- a CDS encoding non-ribosomal peptide synthetase: MPTEPSIAPWNDTARRYPGQPALHDLVHGQAARTPDAVAVVAEGEQLSYAELVGRADQLANLLVSRGIGPESRVGVYLHRGGDLVVALLGILTAGAAYVPLDPEYPAQRIAFLVTDAELDIVVTDPDLPFLAELDGTVSAVSVRRETTGWSARAPQVTVDAEHPAYVIYTSGSTGRPKGVVIPHRGIVNRVRWGLDAHPLGPADRVLQKTPYSFDVSVPEIFGTLAAGARLVMARPGGHRDPAYLIDTIHRYGITGIHFVPSMLRAFLAEVRDTGARFPTLRRIVCSGEELAPDLVTEADELIGCELLNLYGPTEAAVEVTGSRCRPGEPVSIGHAVANTRTHILDDRGEPAEVGELCLAGVQLARGYLDRPGLTAERFVPDPFGPPGSRMYRTGDLARRLPDGALDYLGRIDHQVKIRGHRVELGEIDAALRTVPGVQAAATAVHAEQLVGYVVASTAPGVRVLRAHLAERLPGYLVPSVFVAIPALPVSPSGKLDRAALPVPDGHRIAGAEQVDPRTDDERRLAGIWAELLGTGPVGVHDTFVELGGDSLAATRVCSRVRRLWGWSLSPADMLTGTVAGLVTSGTGGCPATGEGAAAGGTPPPGAPDVGADRPAGGSLSAAQHRIWFADQLDPGSTTYTMAESYRLRGPVDVDALRAALADTVRRHPALRTTFQARRGVPYAEIGPDARVPIEVRTVADLTEAQMAVERLAAVPFPLAEGPLLRVALLRLAPEEHVLAAAIHHIIADDWSMDVLWRDLCQAYTRRRQGQAGAVDPLPPALLPPTGPADLDYWSRHLAGAPPTLDLPTDLPRPTRLRQTGATVRFGLPAETTAAVRALARTTGSTPFMVLLTAFTVLIGQLAGRDDLVIGTFTGNRGTEEAENGIGMFVNTLALRVPCPSEVAFTDLLFQVRNVALAGYRHQGVPFDRLVTALRPKRDLSRNPVAQVAFQLLGDLTGRLRLPGVTAEPFRHGQGGSPFDLLLTVREEGTRLTGWLQYQSELFTADRADSFADSFTGILTSAVHHPEQAVGRLARQWVMDSGVRNAGASAGNLGAAAR, encoded by the coding sequence ATGCCGACTGAGCCGAGCATCGCACCGTGGAACGACACGGCCAGGAGATATCCGGGACAGCCGGCCCTGCACGATCTGGTGCACGGGCAGGCGGCGCGCACCCCGGACGCGGTGGCGGTGGTCGCCGAGGGGGAACAGCTCAGCTACGCCGAACTGGTGGGGCGGGCCGACCAGCTCGCCAACCTGCTGGTCTCCCGGGGCATCGGCCCGGAGTCCCGGGTCGGCGTGTACCTGCACCGGGGCGGCGACCTGGTGGTGGCCCTGCTCGGCATCCTCACCGCCGGGGCCGCCTACGTGCCGCTGGACCCGGAGTATCCGGCCCAGCGGATCGCCTTCCTGGTCACCGACGCGGAGCTGGACATCGTGGTGACCGACCCGGATCTACCGTTTCTCGCCGAGCTGGACGGGACCGTCAGCGCCGTGTCGGTGCGCCGGGAAACCACCGGTTGGTCCGCCCGGGCACCACAGGTCACCGTCGACGCGGAACACCCGGCGTACGTCATCTACACCTCCGGGTCCACCGGTCGGCCCAAGGGCGTGGTGATCCCGCACCGGGGAATCGTCAACCGGGTCCGCTGGGGGCTGGACGCGCATCCGCTGGGTCCCGCCGACCGGGTGCTCCAGAAGACCCCGTACAGCTTCGACGTCTCGGTGCCGGAGATCTTCGGCACCCTGGCCGCCGGTGCGCGCCTGGTGATGGCCCGCCCGGGTGGTCACCGCGACCCGGCCTACCTGATCGACACGATCCACCGGTACGGGATCACCGGCATCCACTTCGTACCGTCGATGCTGCGGGCGTTCCTCGCCGAGGTTCGCGATACCGGCGCCCGCTTCCCCACCCTGCGCCGGATCGTCTGCAGCGGCGAGGAGCTCGCCCCGGACCTGGTCACCGAAGCCGACGAACTCATCGGTTGCGAGCTGCTCAACCTCTACGGCCCGACCGAGGCGGCGGTGGAGGTGACCGGATCGCGCTGCCGGCCCGGTGAGCCGGTCAGCATCGGCCACGCGGTGGCGAACACCCGCACCCACATCCTGGACGACCGCGGTGAGCCGGCGGAGGTCGGCGAACTCTGCCTGGCCGGGGTGCAGCTCGCCCGAGGCTACCTCGACCGGCCGGGGCTGACCGCCGAGAGGTTCGTTCCCGACCCGTTCGGCCCGCCCGGCTCCCGGATGTACCGCACCGGGGATCTGGCCCGGCGGCTGCCCGACGGGGCGTTGGACTACCTGGGTCGGATCGACCACCAGGTCAAGATCCGGGGCCATCGGGTCGAGCTCGGCGAGATCGACGCCGCGCTGCGTACCGTGCCTGGGGTGCAGGCCGCCGCCACGGCCGTGCACGCCGAGCAGCTCGTCGGGTACGTGGTGGCCAGCACCGCCCCGGGCGTCCGGGTACTCCGGGCCCACCTCGCCGAACGGCTGCCCGGTTACCTGGTCCCGTCGGTGTTCGTGGCCATACCGGCGTTGCCGGTAAGCCCGAGCGGCAAACTGGACCGGGCGGCCCTGCCCGTGCCCGATGGGCACCGGATCGCCGGCGCAGAGCAGGTCGACCCGCGTACCGACGACGAGCGCCGGCTCGCCGGCATCTGGGCCGAGTTGCTCGGCACCGGGCCGGTCGGGGTGCACGACACCTTCGTCGAGCTGGGCGGCGACTCGCTGGCGGCCACCCGGGTCTGCTCCCGCGTCCGCCGCCTGTGGGGCTGGTCGCTCTCCCCCGCCGACATGCTCACCGGCACCGTGGCCGGACTCGTCACGTCCGGCACCGGGGGTTGCCCGGCGACCGGCGAGGGCGCCGCAGCCGGCGGGACCCCGCCGCCGGGTGCACCGGACGTCGGCGCCGACCGGCCGGCCGGCGGGTCACTCAGCGCCGCCCAGCACCGGATCTGGTTCGCCGACCAGCTCGATCCGGGGTCGACCACCTACACGATGGCCGAGTCCTACCGGCTGCGCGGACCGGTCGACGTCGACGCGCTGCGCGCCGCCCTGGCGGACACGGTACGCCGGCACCCGGCCCTGAGGACCACCTTCCAGGCCCGGCGCGGTGTGCCGTACGCGGAGATCGGGCCGGACGCCCGGGTGCCGATCGAGGTGCGCACCGTGGCCGACCTCACCGAGGCGCAGATGGCCGTCGAACGGCTCGCCGCCGTGCCGTTCCCGCTCGCCGAGGGGCCGCTGCTACGGGTCGCCCTGCTGCGGCTGGCCCCCGAGGAACACGTCCTGGCCGCCGCCATCCACCACATCATCGCGGACGACTGGTCGATGGACGTGCTGTGGCGCGACCTCTGCCAGGCGTACACGCGGCGTCGGCAGGGCCAGGCGGGGGCCGTCGACCCGCTGCCGCCGGCCCTCCTCCCGCCGACCGGCCCGGCCGACCTGGACTACTGGAGTCGCCACCTCGCCGGTGCGCCGCCCACCCTGGACCTCCCGACCGACCTGCCCCGACCGACGCGGCTGCGGCAGACCGGGGCCACCGTCCGGTTCGGTCTGCCGGCGGAGACCACCGCCGCGGTGCGGGCCCTGGCCCGCACCACCGGCTCGACCCCGTTCATGGTCCTGCTCACCGCGTTCACCGTACTGATCGGACAGCTCGCCGGCCGCGACGACCTGGTGATCGGCACGTTCACCGGAAATCGCGGCACGGAGGAGGCCGAGAACGGGATCGGGATGTTCGTCAACACTCTCGCCCTGCGGGTGCCCTGTCCGTCCGAGGTGGCCTTCACCGACCTGCTGTTCCAGGTGCGGAACGTGGCGCTGGCCGGGTACCGGCACCAGGGAGTCCCGTTCGACCGGCTGGTGACGGCGCTGCGTCCGAAGCGCGACCTGAGCCGTAACCCGGTGGCCCAGGTCGCCTTCCAACTTCTCGGTGACCTGACCGGTCGGCTCCGGCTCCCCGGGGTCACCGCCGAGCCGTTCCGGCACGGCCAGGGCGGTTCCCCCTTCGACCTGCTGCTCACCGTGCGGGAGGAAGGGACCCGGCTGACCGGGTGGCTGCAATATCAGAGCGAACTGTTCACCGCCGACCGGGCGGATTCGTTCGCCGACAGCTTCACCGGAATCCTCACCTCGGCGGTGCACCATCCCGAACAGGCGGTCGGGCGGTTGGCCCGGCAGTGGGTCATGGATTCCGGGGTGAGAAATGCGGGGGCGTCGGCCGGCAATCTGGGTGCAGCGGCCCGATGA